Proteins co-encoded in one Brassica rapa cultivar Chiifu-401-42 chromosome A02, CAAS_Brap_v3.01, whole genome shotgun sequence genomic window:
- the LOC103854198 gene encoding ABC transporter B family member 15 isoform X3, with translation MRKKYLRAVLRQDVGYFDLHATSTSDVITSVSSDSFLIQDVLSEKLPNFLVSASTFIGSYIVGFILLWKLALVGLPFVVLLVIPGLMYGQALISISTKIREEYNEAGFVAEQAISSVRTVYAFSGERKTISKFSTALQGSVKLGIRQGLAKGITIGSNGITFAMWGFMSWYGSRMVMYHGAQGGTVFAVAAAVAIGGVSLGGGLSNLKYFFEAASVGERIIEVINKVPKIDSDNPEGQKLENIKGEVEFKHVKFVYPSRPETSIFDDFCLRVPSGKTVALVGGSGSGKSTVISLLQRFYNPVAGEILIDGVSIDKLQVKWVRSQMGLVSQEPALFATSIKENILFGKEDASLDDVVEAAKASNAHNFISELPNGYETQVGERGVKMSGGQKQRIAIARAIIKSPTILLLDEATSALDSESERVVQEALENASIGRTTILIAHRLSTIRNADIISVVQNGHVVETGSHDELMENLDGQYASLVRLQQIEKNDSDVNMSVNVLMGPVSDPSKDLRSRSRVSTLSRSSSANSISGLHTLKNLSGDDKPPLPSFKRLFAMNLPEWKQALYGCVSATLFGAIQPAYAYSLGSMVSVYFLKSHDEIKEKTMIYALSFVGLAVLSLLINISQHYNFACMGEYLTKRIRERMLSKVLTFEVGWFDRDENSSGAICSRLAKDANVVRSLVGDRMALLVQTISAVTIACTMGLVIAWRLALVMIAVQPVIIVCFYTRLVLLKNMSKKAIKTQDESSKLAAEAVSNVRTITAFSSQERIMNMLEKAQETPRRESIRQSWFAGIGLAMSQSLTSCTWALDFWYGGKLIDGGYITAKALFETFMILVSTGRVIADAGSMTTDLAKGSDAVGSVFAVLDRYTSIDPEDPDGYEPERITGRVEFLNVDFSYPTRPDVTIFSGFSINIDAAKSTAIVGPSGSGKSTVIGLIERFYDPVNGVVRIDGRDLRTYNLRALRQHIALVSQEPTLFAGTIRENIIYGRASDKIDEAEIIEAARAANAHDFITALSDGYDTYCGNRGVQLSGGQKQRIAIARAVLKNPSVLLLDEATSALDSQSERVVQDALERVMVGRTSIVIAHRLSTIQNCDMIAVLEKGKLVERGTHSSLLAMGPTGVYYSLVSLQRTSC, from the exons ATGAGAAAAAAGTATTTAAGAGCAGTATTAAGACAGGATGTGGGGTACTTTGATCTTCATGCCACAAGCACTTCTGATGTTATCACAAGTGTCTCTAGTGACAGCTTCCTCATCCAAGACGTGCTTAGTGAAAAG TTACCGAATTTTTTGGTGAGCGCATCAACGTTCATCGGAAGCTACATAGTCGGCTTTATTTTGTTATGGAAACTCGCCTTAGTTGGCTTACCATTCGTTGTCCTATTAGTGATCCCGGGACTTATGTACGGCCAAGCCCTCATAAGTATTTCAACGAAGATACGTGAAGAGTACAATGAAGCTGGCTTTGTAGCTGAGCAGGCCATATCTTCTGTGCGAACTGTCTATGCGTTTTCAGGGGAGAGGAAGACGATATCAAAGTTTTCAACTGCACTTCAAGGCTCGGTGAAGCTAGGGATTAGACAAGGGCTTGCTAAAGGAATCACCATTGGAAGCAATGGAATCACTTTCGCAATGTGGGGGTTTATGTCTTGGTATGGAAGCCGGATGGTCATGTACCATGGTGCTCAAGGTGGTACGGTGTTTGCAGTTGCCGCCGCTGTTGCCATCGGTGGCGT ATCACTTGGTGGTGGTTTGTCTAATCTGAAATACTTCTTTGAAGCCGCTTCAGTTGGGGAGCGAATCATAGAAGTGATAAACAAAGTTCCCAAGATTGATTCAGACAATCCGGAAGGGCAAAAGCTGGAGAACATTAAAGGAGAGGTTGAGTTTAAGCATGTAAAGTTTGTGTATCCATCGAGACCTGAAACATCAATATTTGACGATTTTTGTCTAAGAGTTCCGTCTGGGAAAACTGTGGCTTTGGTAGGAGGAAGCGGGTCGGGAAAATCAACTGTGATATCTCTTTTGCAGAGGTTTTATAACCCGGTCGCCGGAGAGATTCTTATAGATGGTGTATCCATTGATAAGTTGCAAGTGAAGTGGGTAAGGTCGCAAATGGGTTTAGTTAGCCAAGAGCCTGCACTTTTTGCCACGTCCATAAAGGAGAACATATTGTTTGGTAAGGAGGATGCATCCCTTGATGATGTTGTGGAAGCTGCCAAGGCCTCTAATGCTCATAATTTCATTTCTGAATTACCAAATGGGTACGAAACTCAG GTGGGGGAGAGAGGAGTGAAAATGTCAGGAGGACAAAAGCAGAGAATTGCAATTGCACGTGCAATAATCAAATCACCAACAATTCTCCTTCTAGATGAGGCAACAAGCGCATTGGACTCTGAATCCGAAAGAGTAGTCCAAGAAGCCTTAGAGAATGCATCAATTGGTCGTACAACTATCCTTATTGCCCACCGTCTCTCCACCATTCGTAATGCTGACATTATCTCTGTGGTCCAAAACGGCCATGTTGTTGAGACTGGATCGCACGATGAGCTAATGGAGAACTTAGATGGTCAATATGCTTCACTAGTCCGTTTACAACAGATTGAAAAAAATGACTCAGATGTCAACATGAGTGTCAATGTGCTAATGGGTCCAGTCTCGGATCCTAGCAAAGATTTGAGAAGTAGATCAAGAGTCTCGACTCTTAGCCGGTCAAGCTCTGCCAACTCCATTTCAGGTTTACACACTCTGAAGAATCTGTCTGGAGATGATAAGCCGCCTTTACCATCGTTTAAGAGACTCTTTGCTATGAACTTACCGGAATGGAAACAGGCGTTATATGGTTGCGTAAGTGCAACCTTGTTTGGTGCCATACAGCCGGCGTACGCATATTCTTTGGGGTCGATGGTATCagtatattttttgaaaagccACGACGAGATCAAGGAGAAAACGATGATCTACGCATTATCTTTTGTCGGCTTAGCCGTGCTTTCTTTACTGATCAATATCAGCCAACACTACAATTTTGCATGCATGGGCGAATATTTGACTAAGCGTATCCGAGAACGTATGCTCTCTAAGGTGCTAACCTTTGAAGTCGGTTGGTTCGATCGTGATGAGAACTCAAGCGGTGCCATTTGTTCTAGACTTGCAAAAGATGCTAATGTG GTGAGATCGTTGGTAGGTGACCGGATGGCTTTATTGGTACAAACCATATCAGCTGTAACCATTGCATGCACAATGGGTTTGGTCATTGCTTGGAGGTTAGCCCTAGTGATGATCGCGGTGCAGCCGGTGATTATTGTTTGCTTCTACACTCGACTTGTTCTACTCAAGAACATGTCGAAAAAAGCAATCAAGACTCAGGACGAGAGTAGTAAACTAGCCGCCGAGGCTGTTTCAAACGTCCGGACCATCACAGCCTTTTCATCACAAGAACGTATCATGAATATGTTGGAGAAGGCTCAAGAAACCCCGCGGAGAGAAAGCATACGTCAGTCGTGGTTTGCGGGGATTGGGCTTGCCATGTCGCAGAGCCTCACGTCATGCACGTGGGCGCTAGACTTTTGGTATGGTGGTAAGTTGATAGATGGTGGATACATCACAGCGAAAGCTTTGTTCGAAACGTTTATGATCTTGGTTAGTACTGGTCGGGTTATTGCCGATGCTGGAAGCATGACAACTGATCTAGCCAAAGGTTCGGACGCGGTCGGGTCGGTTTTCGCAGTGTTGGACCGGTACACATCGATTGATCCAGAAGATCCAGATGGATATGAACCGGAAAGAATAACCGGTCGGGTCGAGTTTCTCAACGTGGACTTCTCTTATCCAACTAGACCGGATGTAACGATATTCAGCGGCTTCTCTATTAATATCGACGCAGCAAAGTCGACTGCGATAGTTGGTCCAAGCGGGTCGGGTAAATCCACGGTAATCGGGTTGATCGAACGGTTTTACGACCCGGTTAATGGTGTTGTGAGAATCGACGGTCGAGATTTAAGAACGTACAATCTGAGAGCGCTTCGTCAGCACATAGCTTTGGTTAGCCAAGAGCCAACGTTGTTCGCGGGAACGATACGAGAAAACATCATATACGGAAGAGCGTCGGATAAGATCGACGAAGCAGAGATCATCGAGGCTGCAAGAGCAGCGAACGCTCATGATTTCATCACAGCATTATCGGACGGTTACGACACATACTGCGGGAACAGAGGAGTACAGTTATCCGGTGGTCAGAAACAGAGGATTGCTATCGCTAGAGCGGTGTTGAAGAACCCGTCAGTGTTGCTCCTTGATGAAGCAACGAGTGCTTTGGATAGCCAGTCGGAGCGTGTGGTGCAAGACGCACTCGAGCGCGTGATGGTTGGAAGGACGAGCATTGTTATTGCACATAGACTGAGCACGATACAGAACTGCGACATGATTGCTGTTCTAGAGAAAGGGAAACTCGTGGAACGTGGGACCCATTCATCCTTGCTGGCAATGGGGCCGACAGGTGTTTACTACTCATTGGTTAGTCTCCAGAGAACTTCTTGTTGA
- the LOC103854198 gene encoding ABC transporter B family member 15 isoform X1: MTRIGNCSQVLMSQDDGFDHVHEKMGQSEEKETGKKTVKSLRSVRSIFMHADCVDWLLMGLGFIGAVGDGFTTPLVLLITSKLMNNLGGSYLNTETFMQNISKNSVILLYVACGSWVVCFLEGYCWTRTGERQTARMRKKYLRAVLRQDVGYFDLHATSTSDVITSVSSDSFLIQDVLSEKLPNFLVSASTFIGSYIVGFILLWKLALVGLPFVVLLVIPGLMYGQALISISTKIREEYNEAGFVAEQAISSVRTVYAFSGERKTISKFSTALQGSVKLGIRQGLAKGITIGSNGITFAMWGFMSWYGSRMVMYHGAQGGTVFAVAAAVAIGGVSLGGGLSNLKYFFEAASVGERIIEVINKVPKIDSDNPEGQKLENIKGEVEFKHVKFVYPSRPETSIFDDFCLRVPSGKTVALVGGSGSGKSTVISLLQRFYNPVAGEILIDGVSIDKLQVKWVRSQMGLVSQEPALFATSIKENILFGKEDASLDDVVEAAKASNAHNFISELPNGYETQVGERGVKMSGGQKQRIAIARAIIKSPTILLLDEATSALDSESERVVQEALENASIGRTTILIAHRLSTIRNADIISVVQNGHVVETGSHDELMENLDGQYASLVRLQQIEKNDSDVNMSVNVLMGPVSDPSKDLRSRSRVSTLSRSSSANSISGLHTLKNLSGDDKPPLPSFKRLFAMNLPEWKQALYGCVSATLFGAIQPAYAYSLGSMVSVYFLKSHDEIKEKTMIYALSFVGLAVLSLLINISQHYNFACMGEYLTKRIRERMLSKVLTFEVGWFDRDENSSGAICSRLAKDANVVRSLVGDRMALLVQTISAVTIACTMGLVIAWRLALVMIAVQPVIIVCFYTRLVLLKNMSKKAIKTQDESSKLAAEAVSNVRTITAFSSQERIMNMLEKAQETPRRESIRQSWFAGIGLAMSQSLTSCTWALDFWYGGKLIDGGYITAKALFETFMILVSTGRVIADAGSMTTDLAKGSDAVGSVFAVLDRYTSIDPEDPDGYEPERITGRVEFLNVDFSYPTRPDVTIFSGFSINIDAAKSTAIVGPSGSGKSTVIGLIERFYDPVNGVVRIDGRDLRTYNLRALRQHIALVSQEPTLFAGTIRENIIYGRASDKIDEAEIIEAARAANAHDFITALSDGYDTYCGNRGVQLSGGQKQRIAIARAVLKNPSVLLLDEATSALDSQSERVVQDALERVMVGRTSIVIAHRLSTIQNCDMIAVLEKGKLVERGTHSSLLAMGPTGVYYSLVSLQRTSC, from the exons ATGACTCGCATAGGGAATTGCTCGCAGGTTTTAATGTCGCAAGATGACGGATTCGATCACGTGCAT GAGAAAATGGGTCAATCAGAGGAGAAAGAGACTGGGAAGAAGACGGTGAAGAGTTTGAGAAGCGTAAGATCGATATTTATGCACGCTGACTGTGTAGATTGGTTGCTGATGGGATTAGGGTTTATTGGAGCCGTCGGTGATGGTTTCACAACGCCTCTTGTTCTTCTGATCACCAGCAAGCTTATGAACAATCTTGGTGGTTCCTATTTAAACACAGAAACATTCATGCAAAACATCTCCAAG AACTCTGTAATTTTGCTTTATGTGGCTTGTGGATCTTGGGTGGTCTGTTTCCTTG AAGGATATTGTTGGACAAGAACAGGGGAGAGGCAAACAGCAAGAATGAGAAAAAAGTATTTAAGAGCAGTATTAAGACAGGATGTGGGGTACTTTGATCTTCATGCCACAAGCACTTCTGATGTTATCACAAGTGTCTCTAGTGACAGCTTCCTCATCCAAGACGTGCTTAGTGAAAAG TTACCGAATTTTTTGGTGAGCGCATCAACGTTCATCGGAAGCTACATAGTCGGCTTTATTTTGTTATGGAAACTCGCCTTAGTTGGCTTACCATTCGTTGTCCTATTAGTGATCCCGGGACTTATGTACGGCCAAGCCCTCATAAGTATTTCAACGAAGATACGTGAAGAGTACAATGAAGCTGGCTTTGTAGCTGAGCAGGCCATATCTTCTGTGCGAACTGTCTATGCGTTTTCAGGGGAGAGGAAGACGATATCAAAGTTTTCAACTGCACTTCAAGGCTCGGTGAAGCTAGGGATTAGACAAGGGCTTGCTAAAGGAATCACCATTGGAAGCAATGGAATCACTTTCGCAATGTGGGGGTTTATGTCTTGGTATGGAAGCCGGATGGTCATGTACCATGGTGCTCAAGGTGGTACGGTGTTTGCAGTTGCCGCCGCTGTTGCCATCGGTGGCGT ATCACTTGGTGGTGGTTTGTCTAATCTGAAATACTTCTTTGAAGCCGCTTCAGTTGGGGAGCGAATCATAGAAGTGATAAACAAAGTTCCCAAGATTGATTCAGACAATCCGGAAGGGCAAAAGCTGGAGAACATTAAAGGAGAGGTTGAGTTTAAGCATGTAAAGTTTGTGTATCCATCGAGACCTGAAACATCAATATTTGACGATTTTTGTCTAAGAGTTCCGTCTGGGAAAACTGTGGCTTTGGTAGGAGGAAGCGGGTCGGGAAAATCAACTGTGATATCTCTTTTGCAGAGGTTTTATAACCCGGTCGCCGGAGAGATTCTTATAGATGGTGTATCCATTGATAAGTTGCAAGTGAAGTGGGTAAGGTCGCAAATGGGTTTAGTTAGCCAAGAGCCTGCACTTTTTGCCACGTCCATAAAGGAGAACATATTGTTTGGTAAGGAGGATGCATCCCTTGATGATGTTGTGGAAGCTGCCAAGGCCTCTAATGCTCATAATTTCATTTCTGAATTACCAAATGGGTACGAAACTCAG GTGGGGGAGAGAGGAGTGAAAATGTCAGGAGGACAAAAGCAGAGAATTGCAATTGCACGTGCAATAATCAAATCACCAACAATTCTCCTTCTAGATGAGGCAACAAGCGCATTGGACTCTGAATCCGAAAGAGTAGTCCAAGAAGCCTTAGAGAATGCATCAATTGGTCGTACAACTATCCTTATTGCCCACCGTCTCTCCACCATTCGTAATGCTGACATTATCTCTGTGGTCCAAAACGGCCATGTTGTTGAGACTGGATCGCACGATGAGCTAATGGAGAACTTAGATGGTCAATATGCTTCACTAGTCCGTTTACAACAGATTGAAAAAAATGACTCAGATGTCAACATGAGTGTCAATGTGCTAATGGGTCCAGTCTCGGATCCTAGCAAAGATTTGAGAAGTAGATCAAGAGTCTCGACTCTTAGCCGGTCAAGCTCTGCCAACTCCATTTCAGGTTTACACACTCTGAAGAATCTGTCTGGAGATGATAAGCCGCCTTTACCATCGTTTAAGAGACTCTTTGCTATGAACTTACCGGAATGGAAACAGGCGTTATATGGTTGCGTAAGTGCAACCTTGTTTGGTGCCATACAGCCGGCGTACGCATATTCTTTGGGGTCGATGGTATCagtatattttttgaaaagccACGACGAGATCAAGGAGAAAACGATGATCTACGCATTATCTTTTGTCGGCTTAGCCGTGCTTTCTTTACTGATCAATATCAGCCAACACTACAATTTTGCATGCATGGGCGAATATTTGACTAAGCGTATCCGAGAACGTATGCTCTCTAAGGTGCTAACCTTTGAAGTCGGTTGGTTCGATCGTGATGAGAACTCAAGCGGTGCCATTTGTTCTAGACTTGCAAAAGATGCTAATGTG GTGAGATCGTTGGTAGGTGACCGGATGGCTTTATTGGTACAAACCATATCAGCTGTAACCATTGCATGCACAATGGGTTTGGTCATTGCTTGGAGGTTAGCCCTAGTGATGATCGCGGTGCAGCCGGTGATTATTGTTTGCTTCTACACTCGACTTGTTCTACTCAAGAACATGTCGAAAAAAGCAATCAAGACTCAGGACGAGAGTAGTAAACTAGCCGCCGAGGCTGTTTCAAACGTCCGGACCATCACAGCCTTTTCATCACAAGAACGTATCATGAATATGTTGGAGAAGGCTCAAGAAACCCCGCGGAGAGAAAGCATACGTCAGTCGTGGTTTGCGGGGATTGGGCTTGCCATGTCGCAGAGCCTCACGTCATGCACGTGGGCGCTAGACTTTTGGTATGGTGGTAAGTTGATAGATGGTGGATACATCACAGCGAAAGCTTTGTTCGAAACGTTTATGATCTTGGTTAGTACTGGTCGGGTTATTGCCGATGCTGGAAGCATGACAACTGATCTAGCCAAAGGTTCGGACGCGGTCGGGTCGGTTTTCGCAGTGTTGGACCGGTACACATCGATTGATCCAGAAGATCCAGATGGATATGAACCGGAAAGAATAACCGGTCGGGTCGAGTTTCTCAACGTGGACTTCTCTTATCCAACTAGACCGGATGTAACGATATTCAGCGGCTTCTCTATTAATATCGACGCAGCAAAGTCGACTGCGATAGTTGGTCCAAGCGGGTCGGGTAAATCCACGGTAATCGGGTTGATCGAACGGTTTTACGACCCGGTTAATGGTGTTGTGAGAATCGACGGTCGAGATTTAAGAACGTACAATCTGAGAGCGCTTCGTCAGCACATAGCTTTGGTTAGCCAAGAGCCAACGTTGTTCGCGGGAACGATACGAGAAAACATCATATACGGAAGAGCGTCGGATAAGATCGACGAAGCAGAGATCATCGAGGCTGCAAGAGCAGCGAACGCTCATGATTTCATCACAGCATTATCGGACGGTTACGACACATACTGCGGGAACAGAGGAGTACAGTTATCCGGTGGTCAGAAACAGAGGATTGCTATCGCTAGAGCGGTGTTGAAGAACCCGTCAGTGTTGCTCCTTGATGAAGCAACGAGTGCTTTGGATAGCCAGTCGGAGCGTGTGGTGCAAGACGCACTCGAGCGCGTGATGGTTGGAAGGACGAGCATTGTTATTGCACATAGACTGAGCACGATACAGAACTGCGACATGATTGCTGTTCTAGAGAAAGGGAAACTCGTGGAACGTGGGACCCATTCATCCTTGCTGGCAATGGGGCCGACAGGTGTTTACTACTCATTGGTTAGTCTCCAGAGAACTTCTTGTTGA
- the LOC103854198 gene encoding ABC transporter B family member 15 isoform X2 — translation MGQSEEKETGKKTVKSLRSVRSIFMHADCVDWLLMGLGFIGAVGDGFTTPLVLLITSKLMNNLGGSYLNTETFMQNISKNSVILLYVACGSWVVCFLEGYCWTRTGERQTARMRKKYLRAVLRQDVGYFDLHATSTSDVITSVSSDSFLIQDVLSEKLPNFLVSASTFIGSYIVGFILLWKLALVGLPFVVLLVIPGLMYGQALISISTKIREEYNEAGFVAEQAISSVRTVYAFSGERKTISKFSTALQGSVKLGIRQGLAKGITIGSNGITFAMWGFMSWYGSRMVMYHGAQGGTVFAVAAAVAIGGVSLGGGLSNLKYFFEAASVGERIIEVINKVPKIDSDNPEGQKLENIKGEVEFKHVKFVYPSRPETSIFDDFCLRVPSGKTVALVGGSGSGKSTVISLLQRFYNPVAGEILIDGVSIDKLQVKWVRSQMGLVSQEPALFATSIKENILFGKEDASLDDVVEAAKASNAHNFISELPNGYETQVGERGVKMSGGQKQRIAIARAIIKSPTILLLDEATSALDSESERVVQEALENASIGRTTILIAHRLSTIRNADIISVVQNGHVVETGSHDELMENLDGQYASLVRLQQIEKNDSDVNMSVNVLMGPVSDPSKDLRSRSRVSTLSRSSSANSISGLHTLKNLSGDDKPPLPSFKRLFAMNLPEWKQALYGCVSATLFGAIQPAYAYSLGSMVSVYFLKSHDEIKEKTMIYALSFVGLAVLSLLINISQHYNFACMGEYLTKRIRERMLSKVLTFEVGWFDRDENSSGAICSRLAKDANVVRSLVGDRMALLVQTISAVTIACTMGLVIAWRLALVMIAVQPVIIVCFYTRLVLLKNMSKKAIKTQDESSKLAAEAVSNVRTITAFSSQERIMNMLEKAQETPRRESIRQSWFAGIGLAMSQSLTSCTWALDFWYGGKLIDGGYITAKALFETFMILVSTGRVIADAGSMTTDLAKGSDAVGSVFAVLDRYTSIDPEDPDGYEPERITGRVEFLNVDFSYPTRPDVTIFSGFSINIDAAKSTAIVGPSGSGKSTVIGLIERFYDPVNGVVRIDGRDLRTYNLRALRQHIALVSQEPTLFAGTIRENIIYGRASDKIDEAEIIEAARAANAHDFITALSDGYDTYCGNRGVQLSGGQKQRIAIARAVLKNPSVLLLDEATSALDSQSERVVQDALERVMVGRTSIVIAHRLSTIQNCDMIAVLEKGKLVERGTHSSLLAMGPTGVYYSLVSLQRTSC, via the exons ATGGGTCAATCAGAGGAGAAAGAGACTGGGAAGAAGACGGTGAAGAGTTTGAGAAGCGTAAGATCGATATTTATGCACGCTGACTGTGTAGATTGGTTGCTGATGGGATTAGGGTTTATTGGAGCCGTCGGTGATGGTTTCACAACGCCTCTTGTTCTTCTGATCACCAGCAAGCTTATGAACAATCTTGGTGGTTCCTATTTAAACACAGAAACATTCATGCAAAACATCTCCAAG AACTCTGTAATTTTGCTTTATGTGGCTTGTGGATCTTGGGTGGTCTGTTTCCTTG AAGGATATTGTTGGACAAGAACAGGGGAGAGGCAAACAGCAAGAATGAGAAAAAAGTATTTAAGAGCAGTATTAAGACAGGATGTGGGGTACTTTGATCTTCATGCCACAAGCACTTCTGATGTTATCACAAGTGTCTCTAGTGACAGCTTCCTCATCCAAGACGTGCTTAGTGAAAAG TTACCGAATTTTTTGGTGAGCGCATCAACGTTCATCGGAAGCTACATAGTCGGCTTTATTTTGTTATGGAAACTCGCCTTAGTTGGCTTACCATTCGTTGTCCTATTAGTGATCCCGGGACTTATGTACGGCCAAGCCCTCATAAGTATTTCAACGAAGATACGTGAAGAGTACAATGAAGCTGGCTTTGTAGCTGAGCAGGCCATATCTTCTGTGCGAACTGTCTATGCGTTTTCAGGGGAGAGGAAGACGATATCAAAGTTTTCAACTGCACTTCAAGGCTCGGTGAAGCTAGGGATTAGACAAGGGCTTGCTAAAGGAATCACCATTGGAAGCAATGGAATCACTTTCGCAATGTGGGGGTTTATGTCTTGGTATGGAAGCCGGATGGTCATGTACCATGGTGCTCAAGGTGGTACGGTGTTTGCAGTTGCCGCCGCTGTTGCCATCGGTGGCGT ATCACTTGGTGGTGGTTTGTCTAATCTGAAATACTTCTTTGAAGCCGCTTCAGTTGGGGAGCGAATCATAGAAGTGATAAACAAAGTTCCCAAGATTGATTCAGACAATCCGGAAGGGCAAAAGCTGGAGAACATTAAAGGAGAGGTTGAGTTTAAGCATGTAAAGTTTGTGTATCCATCGAGACCTGAAACATCAATATTTGACGATTTTTGTCTAAGAGTTCCGTCTGGGAAAACTGTGGCTTTGGTAGGAGGAAGCGGGTCGGGAAAATCAACTGTGATATCTCTTTTGCAGAGGTTTTATAACCCGGTCGCCGGAGAGATTCTTATAGATGGTGTATCCATTGATAAGTTGCAAGTGAAGTGGGTAAGGTCGCAAATGGGTTTAGTTAGCCAAGAGCCTGCACTTTTTGCCACGTCCATAAAGGAGAACATATTGTTTGGTAAGGAGGATGCATCCCTTGATGATGTTGTGGAAGCTGCCAAGGCCTCTAATGCTCATAATTTCATTTCTGAATTACCAAATGGGTACGAAACTCAG GTGGGGGAGAGAGGAGTGAAAATGTCAGGAGGACAAAAGCAGAGAATTGCAATTGCACGTGCAATAATCAAATCACCAACAATTCTCCTTCTAGATGAGGCAACAAGCGCATTGGACTCTGAATCCGAAAGAGTAGTCCAAGAAGCCTTAGAGAATGCATCAATTGGTCGTACAACTATCCTTATTGCCCACCGTCTCTCCACCATTCGTAATGCTGACATTATCTCTGTGGTCCAAAACGGCCATGTTGTTGAGACTGGATCGCACGATGAGCTAATGGAGAACTTAGATGGTCAATATGCTTCACTAGTCCGTTTACAACAGATTGAAAAAAATGACTCAGATGTCAACATGAGTGTCAATGTGCTAATGGGTCCAGTCTCGGATCCTAGCAAAGATTTGAGAAGTAGATCAAGAGTCTCGACTCTTAGCCGGTCAAGCTCTGCCAACTCCATTTCAGGTTTACACACTCTGAAGAATCTGTCTGGAGATGATAAGCCGCCTTTACCATCGTTTAAGAGACTCTTTGCTATGAACTTACCGGAATGGAAACAGGCGTTATATGGTTGCGTAAGTGCAACCTTGTTTGGTGCCATACAGCCGGCGTACGCATATTCTTTGGGGTCGATGGTATCagtatattttttgaaaagccACGACGAGATCAAGGAGAAAACGATGATCTACGCATTATCTTTTGTCGGCTTAGCCGTGCTTTCTTTACTGATCAATATCAGCCAACACTACAATTTTGCATGCATGGGCGAATATTTGACTAAGCGTATCCGAGAACGTATGCTCTCTAAGGTGCTAACCTTTGAAGTCGGTTGGTTCGATCGTGATGAGAACTCAAGCGGTGCCATTTGTTCTAGACTTGCAAAAGATGCTAATGTG GTGAGATCGTTGGTAGGTGACCGGATGGCTTTATTGGTACAAACCATATCAGCTGTAACCATTGCATGCACAATGGGTTTGGTCATTGCTTGGAGGTTAGCCCTAGTGATGATCGCGGTGCAGCCGGTGATTATTGTTTGCTTCTACACTCGACTTGTTCTACTCAAGAACATGTCGAAAAAAGCAATCAAGACTCAGGACGAGAGTAGTAAACTAGCCGCCGAGGCTGTTTCAAACGTCCGGACCATCACAGCCTTTTCATCACAAGAACGTATCATGAATATGTTGGAGAAGGCTCAAGAAACCCCGCGGAGAGAAAGCATACGTCAGTCGTGGTTTGCGGGGATTGGGCTTGCCATGTCGCAGAGCCTCACGTCATGCACGTGGGCGCTAGACTTTTGGTATGGTGGTAAGTTGATAGATGGTGGATACATCACAGCGAAAGCTTTGTTCGAAACGTTTATGATCTTGGTTAGTACTGGTCGGGTTATTGCCGATGCTGGAAGCATGACAACTGATCTAGCCAAAGGTTCGGACGCGGTCGGGTCGGTTTTCGCAGTGTTGGACCGGTACACATCGATTGATCCAGAAGATCCAGATGGATATGAACCGGAAAGAATAACCGGTCGGGTCGAGTTTCTCAACGTGGACTTCTCTTATCCAACTAGACCGGATGTAACGATATTCAGCGGCTTCTCTATTAATATCGACGCAGCAAAGTCGACTGCGATAGTTGGTCCAAGCGGGTCGGGTAAATCCACGGTAATCGGGTTGATCGAACGGTTTTACGACCCGGTTAATGGTGTTGTGAGAATCGACGGTCGAGATTTAAGAACGTACAATCTGAGAGCGCTTCGTCAGCACATAGCTTTGGTTAGCCAAGAGCCAACGTTGTTCGCGGGAACGATACGAGAAAACATCATATACGGAAGAGCGTCGGATAAGATCGACGAAGCAGAGATCATCGAGGCTGCAAGAGCAGCGAACGCTCATGATTTCATCACAGCATTATCGGACGGTTACGACACATACTGCGGGAACAGAGGAGTACAGTTATCCGGTGGTCAGAAACAGAGGATTGCTATCGCTAGAGCGGTGTTGAAGAACCCGTCAGTGTTGCTCCTTGATGAAGCAACGAGTGCTTTGGATAGCCAGTCGGAGCGTGTGGTGCAAGACGCACTCGAGCGCGTGATGGTTGGAAGGACGAGCATTGTTATTGCACATAGACTGAGCACGATACAGAACTGCGACATGATTGCTGTTCTAGAGAAAGGGAAACTCGTGGAACGTGGGACCCATTCATCCTTGCTGGCAATGGGGCCGACAGGTGTTTACTACTCATTGGTTAGTCTCCAGAGAACTTCTTGTTGA